A region of the Sminthopsis crassicaudata isolate SCR6 chromosome 6, ASM4859323v1, whole genome shotgun sequence genome:
ggactaagcccacAATGAagtactctctctttttctctccctcataaTGCCTTCCCTTTAATGGAGACTATCTCCTTATTCTAGCTAACTCTGATAAATctaacctgccagtcaatggcttACTCCCATCTCACAgagttatttcctttctcttgattAATTGGGAGTTTCTCTGGGGAACTTGTGTTTTTCCTTGCTTGCTAACTACATGGTTTCCcacttctatttcatatttgccacttctGGTGCCTACTTTACCTCCtatttttgtctgtaacctcaAAATCCTAAATAAACCTGCATTTTGCCAAAAAGGATGACCATTATGAATTTGCTGCGTTTATTTCAAACTAGGTATTGCTATCCTgttctcatcagttccactgaaaCAATATAGTAAGCCCTAAGGTTATCCGGGTTGATAGATAGTCTCAGTTTCAGACACCGGAACTTTTCCCACCCAAATACTCTGGGGAATCAGCTTTCTGAGTcgggaagattgagggaacctctgctggTAAGGAAAGCCAGCTATGCTGCTGAGATGCTGCCCTGGGTGAAAAGGAACGAGAACATGCTGGGTGAGTGCAGAATCAGTGGAGCAGGGAAGCACTGGTTGTGAGAACTTAGGGTGGAATTCTAGGTTTTGGATTCTAGGACAAAGCAGAGAACTGAAAGAAGACCCAAAACCAGAGGCACCAttcccccaccctcaccccagGACTAGAGATGATTACACTAACAAgctcttaaattttaaaaaatgagcaagaaccCAAATATACCAAATTATTATGGGAATAAGAAAGACTGGGGTTGATCTTCAGAGGCACCCACTGATTTAAAAGGTACATCATTATCTGAAGAGTACCCTTAAATGGTTACCTGACCAAAAgaaaattcatagaagaactcaaaaaagactttaaaagccaaatgagAGACGATAAGGAGAATGGGCGGTTTTAAAAGTACAATTcaagaaaacaagaagattatgaaaacaaagtcaacctgaagttaatagaaaatttgacatataagagcCAAGAGAAATATCAGGTAAAATCAAAGACTAATTTTGAGGAACTCAATAGACAAactgtttatgtatttattatacatGGAGATGTAAACCATAAAGAAGGACTAGCAATCATTGATTtgaaagttaaagttaaaataaaaaaagattcaatcaaaaaagagaaatcgacattatgtcagtcatattaatgTTGTTTTAGATTATTCAAAACAACTAAatagtataaggttggaatattgcatAGGAAATGATgttggagttagaaaaatatggaacacttGGACTTATCTATcacagagaaatagaggaaaagtaAATGGAGTACAACTATACTtagatgtatatgaatgtgtatgtattataggtatctgtatatatgcacatatttgtatgcatgtgtgcataacTATATCtctgcttaactgtagcctgcttagAGAATctgagggggaagaaaggagaaaagaagaagaaagtaaaaagggCACAgtacagaacaacaacaaaaaaaacccctcaaagaAGTAAAGATGAACACTTCTGAATACAATGccttttattatatatgctttctagaaatggaaatttatcgTTACATactttgaatcctctcatgttttgttgtgtacaatgttggGTTTTTAGTtttgtccattttgtatttatgttttaagtaaatatatttaatttagaaaaaagaactgGGAACTCCTGAATCTCAAAGCGGTTTCACGATTCTTGGGCAAATGGCTCTTGCCATTAAGGAAAAAAGAGTAATAGAGTATGCTTCCCAACTTTTGATAAACAAATGATGAACTACAGGTGCAAAAcgagacatacattttcagacatgactgatacaacatagatttgttttgcttaaatatGCTTTTTTGCTACATCAAGTTTttttgaaaggaggaaaaaattgaggGTAGtgagaatgatattttaaaaaaagaacaaagcgATTAAACATttcaagagacagaaaagagcaGAAGGGAATTCTTCAAAAGAAAGatactttctctcctccctcaaaaaaaaaaaaaaaatcacacacacatcATGCCTTCCACTTTTATTCCACCTCTATAGCTTTGAAACACAATCCCCCCCGCCCTTTTTTCTAACCAATACAAATCCTACCTATCTTCAAGCATGGATAATAACAAGAGCAAAGAACTGAACAAAAAGCCGAATTTGAATGCAGGGCTCTGCCCCTAAATTGTCATAGAAAGATAGGGGAAATACCGCCCCTGCGATGGGGACACACTAGACTTGGGTTTAGGGCCGGGTTCCGGGTCCTTGTCATCCACCTCTGGGCAGTCTGgtttatcatttatcaactgttgtaaaagagggaggagggggagtcATTTTTGTCCTTCTATTCCCAAAGCTGGAAGTTAAGATTAGAGAAAGGACCATTACGAAGAAAGCTGGAGCTGCGGTAGAAGTCAGATGGGCGGGCCTTCAATAAATACTACTGGGGAAGTGCAGGTAAGGGGAAAGGGACTGGTTTTGCTCAGGTAAGCGGCCCGGTGGAACAACGGGCCTGGATTAGAGATTCTGTTGAACTTTTACAAAATATCTCGATAACTGTATGTCAGTGTAATTGACTTTCTTTGAAATCTTATGGgtttttatttaatgcattttaaacATTATGCTAAGGAATCCAAGTCTTCATCATGCTGCCAGAGGGCTCCAGGAAAGGCGGAGGAACTGGAGGGGTGGACCCCGGAGCTCCGTCCGAGCGCAGACATCCTTCTCTCGCCGTGGGCATCTACCCGGGCCAGGAGCAAAGCCTCCCCGGGCTTCCTAACTGCAGGGAACCTCACTCCCTACCTATTCCCCCCTAGCCCCACGGGGGTACCCAAATGATGCCCCACGGCACGTCCGCGGGAGAGGTGTCCTTCCCCGCCccgcctcttcccctcctcccctccccccccccccccgggcagCTTCCACCGGCTTCGTGAGCCGATCTCAGGGTGGGCGTCTGAACAACCCCCTCCCCGCCCACAGTCCGATAGGGGGCGCCCCGAGCCTAGGGAAGGGAGGGATGCGCGGCGTGGACTGGGCAGGGCACACCGGGGAGGGACGCTGGGTACGTGGCTGGAGCGGCTCGTGCGCCGCGGGGCGGGGCGCCACGGAGCCGCCAGGCGTGGGAAGGGAGGTGACGGGTCGGGTCGTGGGGAGGGAGGTTCCCGGCGAGGCCAGGCGAACGGAGACGGGCACGCGGCGCGGGCCGAGGCGCAGGGGCCTGGCCCACATGGGGTGGGGCGGGAAGCCCTTGCAGTCGGGGCCAAGGACAGGTAGGCGCGGGCTGCGCGGGGCGCAGTGAGCGCGGGGAGGGAGACGCCGATCCGGAGCTAGCCGGCGTAGGCCGAGATCTAGGCCGAAGAGGAGGATGGGAGGGTGTCCCGTACGCGGGGAGGTAGGACCGGGCTGAGCGCACCTGTCCCGGAGAAGGGGAGGGGCTGGCTCACGACCAGGCCGCGAAGATGGATGCGCCAAGCCAGACCGCTGTGGGCGCACCGGGGAGGGGGAGCGGGGCTGGGGTGGGCACTCCGGCATCAGGGAGGCAGGCACCTGGCCGGCCCGGACTGGGCGCACAATAGAGCGGGACAAAGATGGACCCACGGGCCCGGGAGGCAGGTGCGCACAAGAGATGGGCCCACCGGACCGGGGAGCGAGCGCCACACAGGGCGCACGGGGGAGGTGGAGGGCGCTGGGCTGAAATGAGCCCGCTGgccaggggaggggaggggcagccGGACACCTACTTTCTGCCGGGATGACGCTTCCTGACGCGGGCTCGGCAGTGAGAAGCCGCGGTacgagcagcagcagcagcagcagcgggaGCAGCATCGATCCCGGGGCCCCGGCGGCGGGCCGAGCGGCCATAGCGAGTGTCCTGCCCCGCGGGGTGTGCGCTCGGCAGCGCGCGGCCCAGAAACTCCAGGAAAGGATCGGAGAGAGATGGATGGGACACGACTGCGCTGCGACCGCCTTCCCCGCAGACGTGTCTAAGCTCCGTGCCCGACGATGCCCACGCAGCCTCGCCCTTCCAGCACCTTTGTTTGGGGACCCCCAGCTCGGGGCGGAATCCCTCCAGCCGGCACAGAGCATGCGTCCCCGggtctcccccaccccaccccgtTAGGGTCATTGCCAAGGAGATTCACTATAGCAACAtcccaaggggggggggggcggaaagggagggagggagcctcTATGAAGAATGGAATTTAAAGGGACTATCTCAGAACGTCATAACCGGAAGGCCCTTGAGCTTTGAACCGAGAATATTCTGCGCGCACCATCTAATACTGTTATCATCTTACTGAGTAGAAAGGGCCACACGAGAGAGCAAGGGGGCTGCAATGCAAAGCCTCAATTACTTCCCTCAGAATAGGATAATACCCCCTCCCCCCGCTTTCCAGATTGAAGACTGTAAGGAGGCTAGTGCCTAGTCACTGATACATGATATGAAATACATCATAatttagaaggaagaaagaagacagGCAGGCTAGAATAGCTCCTTGCTAGAAACAAGGGCTGCCAAGAGAGCTAAGGAGATCCTGAGGAAGAGTCTGTAGAGATAGGAGATGGACTCACAAACCATCAACTTTCAGGGCTGGAGAAGCCCGTAGAGATCGCTCAATCTTATAAAGTGGCTGTCTGTTAAAAGATGTAAATGATATTTGGAATGGGCAAGTTACCCCAGAGGGAGACCGAACCAAGCTGGGACTGAAGTCTTCCGGGCAATCCAGGCTTGGTTTGTTTGTAAGATTAGGACTGCCGGGACTGCTTCTGCTAGGACAAagtgggaggtgggggaggagagaaaggagcagCCATACGGAGCCTGAATTGCAAAGCGCTCAAGCGTTTGAAAGGACCTTGAGGAGGTAGAGTATCCGAGCTGAATGAGTCTcctcttatttttcatttgaggaaaaTTAGCCCAGAGGAATGTGACTTGTTCAACATCTCACAGGAACTAATGGGGGGGAGGGTCAGAAATAAAACCTAGGAGGGACAGTTGAGTGACAGTGATTACCGGAAatagtcaggagaacctgagttcaaagtgTGCTTCAGAGGCggtaccctggacaagtcatttaaccccattaatttatatataaaacccaGGACTCTAGACTTGC
Encoded here:
- the NICOL1 gene encoding NELL2-interacting cell ontogeny regulator 1, translated to MLCAGWRDSAPSWGSPNKGAGRARLRGHRRARSLDTSAGKAVAAQSCPIHLSPILSWSFWAARCRAHTPRGRTLAMAARPAAGAPGSMLLPLLLLLLLVPRLLTAEPASGSVIPAESRPCVDCHAFEFMQRALQDLKKTAYNLDTRTETLLLQAERRALCECWPAVS